From Quercus lobata isolate SW786 chromosome 1, ValleyOak3.0 Primary Assembly, whole genome shotgun sequence, one genomic window encodes:
- the LOC115968429 gene encoding LRR receptor-like serine/threonine-protein kinase FLS2, whose protein sequence is MQSLRWVFCILLVLSFFDMFSESLPQTTSQSQTPVCSEADRAALLSFKARILKDTTDSLSSWTGSDCCDGGWEGVQCNPATGRVTGLVLQRPDRDSSVYMKGTLSPSLASLQFLEVMVISGMKQIRGSIPETFSNLAHLTQLVLDDNYLEGNMPSSLGHLSLLQTLSLGGNRLKGQIPPNLGNLRNLQQLNLARNFLTGPIPTTFKNLHTLQSLDLSFNLLSGLIPDYEGQYPNFTFIDLSNNQLSGQIPISFFNLANMEDLSLSHNQLTGKIPDQIGELKSLRRLHLSANRFTGHIPISISRLQNLWYLNISQNGFSDPLPFTLSRGIPSLLSIDLSYNNLSLGAVPDWIRSKPLSDVHLAGCKLRGTLPRFTKPDALNSIDLSDNDFTDGLQSFFANMSTLQNVNLSNNHLRSDLSEIRLPDGLSSIDLRSNQLTGSLSRILNNPTGSFLEVIDVSGNQITGSIPEFSEGLKLKALIVASNKIAGQIPSSISNLVELEKFDISRNHIAGTIPTGLGLLVKLQWLDLSINGLTGKIPNSLLGIESLKHANFRANRLCGEIPQRRPFNIFPAVAYAHNLCLCGKPLPPCRGKK, encoded by the coding sequence ATGCAAAGCCTGAGATGGGTTTTCTGTATCTTGCTGGTACTTTCATTCTTTGATATGTTCTCGGAGTCCCTACCTCAAACAACCTCACAATCACAAACCCCAGTTTGCTCAGAAGCAGATAGAGCAGCTCTTCTCAGCTTCAAAGCCAGAATCCTGAAGGACACCACTGATAGTCTCTCTTCATGGACAGGAAGCGACTGCTGTGACGGTGGCTGGGAGGGCGTACAATGCAATCCAGCTACAGGGAGGGTTACTGGATTGGTGTTGCAGAGACCGGATAGGGACAGTAGCGTTTACATGAAGGGCACTCTCTCTCCTTCGCTGGCCAGTTTACAATTCTTGGAGGTAATGGTTATAAGTGGGATGAAACAAATTAGAGGTTCAATTCCTGAGACCTTCTCAAATCTAGCCCACCTCACCCAGCTGGTCCTGGATGACAATTACCTTGAAGGGAACATGCCTTCAAGTTTAGGTCATTTGTCTTTACTCCAGACCCTCTCACTTGGTGGGAACCGTTTGAAGGGGCAGATTCCCCCAAACTTAGGGAATCTCAGGAATCTTCAACAATTAAATTTAGCTAGAAATTTTCTTACTGGTCCAATCCCCACCACTTTCAAAAACTTACATACTCTGCAGTCTTTGGACCTTAGCTTCAATTTGCTCTCTGGGCTAATCCCAGATTATGAAGGCCAATACCCAAACTTTACTTTCATCGACTTATCCAATAACCAATTATCAGGGCAAATACCCATTTCCTTTTTCAACTTGGCCAACATGGAGGATTTGTCCTTGAGCCATAACCAACTCACTGGAAAAATCCCAGACCAGATAGGGGAGCTAAAATCTCTTAGACGTCTTCATTTGAGTGCTAATCGGTTTACAGGTCATATTCCAATATCCATTTCAAGACTACAGAACCTTTGGTACCTAAATATATCTCAGAATGGATTCTCAGATCCTTTGCCATTTACTCTTAGCAGGGGCATTCCTTCTTTGTTGTCAATAGATCTGTCATACAACAACCTCAGTTTAGGGGCAGTTCCTGATTGGATCAGAAGCAAACCACTTTCAGATGTCCATCTAGCAGGTTGTAAACTCAGAGGAACCCTTCCAAGATTTACAAAACCTGATGCCCTAAACTCCATCGACCTATCTGACAATGATTTCACAGATGGGCTTCAAAGTTTCTTTGCAAACATGTCTACTTTGCAGAATGTCAATCTCTCAAACAACCACTTGAGGTCAGATCTTTCAGAAATCAGATTGCCAGATGGACTCTCTTCTATAGACCTACGCTCAAATCAGCTAACTGGGTCTCTCTCAAGGATTCTAAATAACCCAACGGGCAGCTTTTTGGAGGTCATAGATGTATCAGGCAATCAGATTACAGGCAGCATTCCTGAATTTAGTGAGGGATTGAAGTTGAAAGCACTCATTGTAGCAAGCAACAAGATTGCAGGCCAAATCCCCAGTTCAATTTCAAACCTTGTTGAACTTGAAAAGTTCGATATTTCCAGGAACCATATTGCAGGCACCATCCCTACAGGTTTAGGCTTATTGGTAAAGCTTCAATGGCTCGATCTGTCCATTAATGGGCTTACAGGAAAAATCCCAAATAGCTTGTTGGGGATTGAGAGTCTAAAGCATGCAAACTTCAGAGCAAACAGATTGTGTGGTGAGATACCGCAACGGAGGCCATTTAACATCTTCCCTGCAGTTGCTTATGCCCACAATCTGTGCTTATGTGGCAAGCCCCTGCCTCCTTGTAGGGGAAAGAAATAA
- the LOC115968508 gene encoding high mobility group B protein 7-like, with protein sequence MAGGGVKGRKRVEASSEDAASTTSLLRARDGSAFARCEECKKDVPVALISMHCCSLDARIKLNLEAQIVEKPSDPHKKKPTTTTTTDRKKSSSTEPKAKKAKTDKKSKDPNAPKRPQTAFFLFMDDFRKTYKEENPDSKGGKEVAKEGGEKWKSMTDEEKKPYMDKAAELKAEYGKAKLEANNAEEDEDGNGGSEKEVEEISDGE encoded by the exons ATGGCGGGTGGAGGAGTTAAAGGGAGGAAGAGAGTGGAGGCGTCATCGGAGGATGCCGCTTCTACTACTTCTCTCCTTAGAGCCAGAGACGGCAGCGCTTTTGCTCGTTG TGAAGAGTGCAAGAAGGATGTTCCAGTGGCACTGATTAGCATGCACTGTTGCAGCCTTGATGCTAGAATCAAACTGAATCTCG AGGCTCAGATTGTGGAGAAGCCCAGTGACCCCCACAAGAAGAAgcctactactactactactacagacag GAAGAAATCAAGTTCAACAGAGCCAAAggcaaagaaagcaaaaactgACAAGAAGTCTAAGGATCCAAATGCCCCCAAGCGCCCACAAACtgccttctttctcttcat GGATGACTTTAGGAAGacttataaagaagaaaatcctGATTCTAAGGGTGGTAAAGAG GTAGCAAAGGAGGGTGGTGAGAAGTGGAAATCTATGACTGATGAA GAGAAGAAGCCTTATATGGATAAGGCTGCTGAGTTGAAGGCAGAGTACGGGAAGGCCAAATTGGAGGCTAAcaatgctgaagaagatgaagat ggtAATGGAGGTTCAGAGAAGGAAGTTGAAGAAATATCTGATGGAGAGTAG
- the LOC115968593 gene encoding helicase-like transcription factor CHR28 isoform X2, with the protein MPVMDYIDISSSDDDLESWETDGRGSANPRILPQWASTRGPNSSSYSVQSQKVASPKRAYASNGSSSNIDTYLVPGSSDNNRAPNQHIAEVDGSEYATVNGNESDSWTVNSRIANLSGAEYEKISSQQALKRTLPPSLQPSAPSTRLNNLVENVGSSQVRDAYGNSYHSAGPSVSNSKGHLRDQFSWGKNDEVMMYENSGSRILPPSLMHGKAISSNQFASTSDPLYRSMVGEDRNAGNDERLVYQAALEDLNQPKVEANLPDGLLSVSLLRHQKIALHWMLQKETRIFHCLGGILADDQGLGKTVSMIALIQMQRSLQSKSKSDDLCHKTEALNLDEDDDNGSGGVDKAKEAVNLDDDDDNGVDKVKKSEEFDDLKVSSSTREFRRQRPAAGTLVVCPASVLRQWARELDEKVADEAKLSVLIYHGGNRTKDPVELAKYDVVLTTYAIVTNEVPKQPLVDEEDADEKNGEIYGLSSEFSISKKRKKTSNVSKRGKKGRKGIDSSSIDYGSGALARVGWFRVILDEAQTIKNHRTQVARACCSLRAKRRWCLSGTPIQNAIDDLYSYFRFLKYDPYAVYKSFYNTIKVPISKNALHGYKKLQAVLRAIMLRRTKGTLLDGEPIIKLPPKTIRLSKVDFSIEERAFYTNLEADSRSRFKAYAAAGTVNQNYANILLMLLRLRQACDHPFLVKDYNSDSVGKVSVEMAKRLPRDMLINLLNCLETSFAICRVCNDPPEDPVVTMCGHVFCYQCVSEYLTGDDNTCPAHACKEQLGSDVVFSKATLSSCLSADVDGSSMNSQFTENSMILQNVYSSSKIRAVLEILETNCKIHSSMECNGSSLSSEKEYAENCSGFSATKHTIVYSETPVEGPIKTIIFSQWTSMLDLVETSLNDSCIQYRRLDGTMTLSARDRAVKDFNADPEVTVMLMSLKAGNLGLNMVAACHVILLDLWWNPTTEDQAVDRAHRIGQTRPVTVTRITIKDTVEDRILALQEEKRKMVASAFGEDQGGGTATRLTVEDLRYLFMV; encoded by the exons ATGCCCGTGATGGATTATATAGATATCAGTTCATCTGATGATGATTTGGAAAGTTGGGAAACAGACGGTAGGGGATCTGCCAATCCAAGGATTCTTCCTCAATGGGCTTCTACACGTGGTCCAAATTCAAGCA GTTACAGTGTACAGTCTCAAAAGGTTGCTTCTCCTAAAAGAGCATATGCTTCAAATGGAAGCTCTTCAAATATTGATACTTATTTAGTACCTGGTTCTAGTGACAATAATAGGGCCCCAAATCAGCATATTGCTGAAGTGGATGGTTCTGAGTATGCTACAGTTAATGGGAATGAGAGTGATTCTTGGACCGTTAATTCCCGAATTGCTAACCTTTCTGGTGCTGAGTATGAGAAAATTTCATCTCAACAGGCTCTGAAGAGGACCCTTCCACCATCTCTCCAGCCATCTGCACCCAGTACTAGATTAAACAATTTAGTAGAGAATGTGGGCAGCAGTCAAGTTCGTGACGCTTATGGGAATTCTTACCATTCAGCAGGGCCTAGTGTATCCAACAGCAAGGGTCATCTTCGAGACCAGTTTAGCTGGGGCAAGAATGATGAAGTTATGATGTATGAAAACAGTGGGAGTAGGATTCTACCTCCATCTCTCATGCATGGAAAAGCTATTTCCTCCAACCAGTTTGCTAGTACAAGCGATCCCTTATACCGTTCCATGGTAGGTGAAGACAGGAATGCTGGAAATGATGAGAGACTGGTTTATCAAGCAGCATTGGAG GATCTGAATCAGCCTAAAGTTGAAGCTAATTTACCTGATGGTCTTTTGTCTGTTTCTCTTCTAAGACATCag AAAATTGCATTGCATTGGATGCTTCAAAAGGAAACTAGAATTTTCCATTGTTTAGGTGGAATATTAGCTGATGATCAG GGCCTTGGTAAGACTGTTTCAATGATTGCCCTTATACAAATGCAAAGGTCTTTGcagtcaaaatcaaaatcagatgATCTATGTCACAAAACTGAGGCACTGAATCtggatgaagatgatgataatGGCAGTGGTGGTGTGGACAAAGCCAAGGAAGCAGTGAATCTggacgatgatgatgataatggcGTGGATAAAGTCAAGAAGTCTGAAGAATTTGATGATCTAAAAGTGAGTAGTTCTACACGGGAATTTAGGAGGCAGAGGCCAGCAGCTGGTACATTAGTTGTGTGCCCAGCGAGTGTTCTTCGACAGTGGGCCAGGGAGCTGGATGAAAAAGTTGCAGATGAAGCTAAGCTTTCTGTCCTAATTTATCATGGAGGTAATAGGACGAAGGATCCCGTTGAACTGGCAAAATATGATGTGGTTCTCACTACATATGCTATTGTAACTAATGAAGTTCCAAAACAGCCTTTAGTTGATGAGGAAGATGCCGATGAAAAAAATGGGGAAATATATGGGTTATCTTCTGAATTTTCTATCagtaaaaagaggaaaaagacaTCTAATGTTAGTAAGAGGGGAAAAAAGGGTAGAAAAGGAATTGATAGTTCTTCAATTGATTATGGTAGTGGTGCACTAGCAAGAGTAGGTTGGTTTAGGGTGATACTAGATGAAGCTCAGACAATAAAAAATCACCGAACTCAAGTGGCTAGAGCATGCTGCAGCCTTCGAGCCAAAAGAAGATGGTGCTTATCTGGAACACCTATTCAAAATGCAATTGATGACTTATACAGTTACTTCAGGTTCCTAAAGTATGATCCATATGCTGTATacaaatcattttataatacaatAAAGGTGCCGATATCCAAAAATGCATTACATGGCTACAAGAAGCTTCAAGCAGTTTTGAGGGCTATAATGCTGCGCCGTACAAAAG GAACATTGCTTGATGGGGAGCCTATAATTAAGTTACCACCAAAAACAATACGCTTGTCTAAGGTGGACTTCTCAATTGAGGAGCGGGCCTTCTATACCAATCTAGAAGCGGATTCACGATCTCGATTCAAG GCATATGCTGCAGCTGGGACAGTGAATCAGAATTATGCAAATATTCTATTGATGCTGTTGCGCCTCCGTCAGGCTTGTGACCACCCATTCCTTGTCAAAGATTATAATTCTGACTCTGTTGGAAAAGTTTCTGTTGAAATGGCTAAGAGACTACCTAGGGATATGCtgattaatttattgaattgcTTGGAAACTTCCTTCGCCATCTGTCGTGTATGCAAT GATCCACCTGAGGACCCTGTTGTTACCATGTGTGGCCATGTTTTCTGCTATCAGTGTGTATCAGAATATTTGACGGGAGATGATAATACGTGTCCTGCACATGCATGTAAAGAACAACTTGGTTCTGATGTTGTTTTTTCCAAAGCTACTTTGAGTAGTTGTCTTTCTGCGGATGTTGATGGTAGTTCCATGAATTCTCAGTTCACAGAGAATTCAATGATTCTGCAGAATGTGTACAGTTCATCTAAAATCAGAGCTGTTCTTGAGATTCTGGAGACAAATTGTAAAATCCATAGTTCCATGGAATGCAATGGAAGTTCTTTGTCTTCTGAAAAGGAATATGCAGAGAATTGCTCAGGTTTTAGTGCTACAAAGCACACAATAGTTTATTCAGAGACACCAGTTGAAGGGCcaataaaaacaattattttctcCCAATGGACTAGCATGTTGGACTTGGTTGAGACGTCATTGAATGACTCTTGTATACAATACAGGAGGCTTGATGGCACAATGACTCTGAGTGCGAGGGACAGGGCTGTTAAAGATTTTAACGCTGATCCTGAG GTAACTGTCATGCTGATGTCTTTAAAAGCAGGAAACCTTGGGTTAAACATGGTTGCTGCATGCCATGTTATTCTTTTGGATCTTTGGTGGAATCCAACCACTGAAGACCAGGCGGTAGATCGAGCACATAGGATCGGGCAGACTCGTCCAGTTACTGTAACACGAATCACCATCAAGGACACAGTGGAAGACAGGATATTAGCACTccag gaagagaagagaaaaatggttGCATCTGCTTTTGGTGAAGACCAAGGTGGGGGAACTGCAACTCGCTTGACGGTGGAAGATCTTAGATATCTTTTTATGGTCTAA
- the LOC115968593 gene encoding helicase-like transcription factor CHR28 isoform X1, with protein sequence MPVMDYIDISSSDDDLESWETDGRGSANPRILPQWASTRGPNSSSTSYSVQSQKVASPKRAYASNGSSSNIDTYLVPGSSDNNRAPNQHIAEVDGSEYATVNGNESDSWTVNSRIANLSGAEYEKISSQQALKRTLPPSLQPSAPSTRLNNLVENVGSSQVRDAYGNSYHSAGPSVSNSKGHLRDQFSWGKNDEVMMYENSGSRILPPSLMHGKAISSNQFASTSDPLYRSMVGEDRNAGNDERLVYQAALEDLNQPKVEANLPDGLLSVSLLRHQKIALHWMLQKETRIFHCLGGILADDQGLGKTVSMIALIQMQRSLQSKSKSDDLCHKTEALNLDEDDDNGSGGVDKAKEAVNLDDDDDNGVDKVKKSEEFDDLKVSSSTREFRRQRPAAGTLVVCPASVLRQWARELDEKVADEAKLSVLIYHGGNRTKDPVELAKYDVVLTTYAIVTNEVPKQPLVDEEDADEKNGEIYGLSSEFSISKKRKKTSNVSKRGKKGRKGIDSSSIDYGSGALARVGWFRVILDEAQTIKNHRTQVARACCSLRAKRRWCLSGTPIQNAIDDLYSYFRFLKYDPYAVYKSFYNTIKVPISKNALHGYKKLQAVLRAIMLRRTKGTLLDGEPIIKLPPKTIRLSKVDFSIEERAFYTNLEADSRSRFKAYAAAGTVNQNYANILLMLLRLRQACDHPFLVKDYNSDSVGKVSVEMAKRLPRDMLINLLNCLETSFAICRVCNDPPEDPVVTMCGHVFCYQCVSEYLTGDDNTCPAHACKEQLGSDVVFSKATLSSCLSADVDGSSMNSQFTENSMILQNVYSSSKIRAVLEILETNCKIHSSMECNGSSLSSEKEYAENCSGFSATKHTIVYSETPVEGPIKTIIFSQWTSMLDLVETSLNDSCIQYRRLDGTMTLSARDRAVKDFNADPEVTVMLMSLKAGNLGLNMVAACHVILLDLWWNPTTEDQAVDRAHRIGQTRPVTVTRITIKDTVEDRILALQEEKRKMVASAFGEDQGGGTATRLTVEDLRYLFMV encoded by the exons ATGCCCGTGATGGATTATATAGATATCAGTTCATCTGATGATGATTTGGAAAGTTGGGAAACAGACGGTAGGGGATCTGCCAATCCAAGGATTCTTCCTCAATGGGCTTCTACACGTGGTCCAAATTCAAGCAGTACAA GTTACAGTGTACAGTCTCAAAAGGTTGCTTCTCCTAAAAGAGCATATGCTTCAAATGGAAGCTCTTCAAATATTGATACTTATTTAGTACCTGGTTCTAGTGACAATAATAGGGCCCCAAATCAGCATATTGCTGAAGTGGATGGTTCTGAGTATGCTACAGTTAATGGGAATGAGAGTGATTCTTGGACCGTTAATTCCCGAATTGCTAACCTTTCTGGTGCTGAGTATGAGAAAATTTCATCTCAACAGGCTCTGAAGAGGACCCTTCCACCATCTCTCCAGCCATCTGCACCCAGTACTAGATTAAACAATTTAGTAGAGAATGTGGGCAGCAGTCAAGTTCGTGACGCTTATGGGAATTCTTACCATTCAGCAGGGCCTAGTGTATCCAACAGCAAGGGTCATCTTCGAGACCAGTTTAGCTGGGGCAAGAATGATGAAGTTATGATGTATGAAAACAGTGGGAGTAGGATTCTACCTCCATCTCTCATGCATGGAAAAGCTATTTCCTCCAACCAGTTTGCTAGTACAAGCGATCCCTTATACCGTTCCATGGTAGGTGAAGACAGGAATGCTGGAAATGATGAGAGACTGGTTTATCAAGCAGCATTGGAG GATCTGAATCAGCCTAAAGTTGAAGCTAATTTACCTGATGGTCTTTTGTCTGTTTCTCTTCTAAGACATCag AAAATTGCATTGCATTGGATGCTTCAAAAGGAAACTAGAATTTTCCATTGTTTAGGTGGAATATTAGCTGATGATCAG GGCCTTGGTAAGACTGTTTCAATGATTGCCCTTATACAAATGCAAAGGTCTTTGcagtcaaaatcaaaatcagatgATCTATGTCACAAAACTGAGGCACTGAATCtggatgaagatgatgataatGGCAGTGGTGGTGTGGACAAAGCCAAGGAAGCAGTGAATCTggacgatgatgatgataatggcGTGGATAAAGTCAAGAAGTCTGAAGAATTTGATGATCTAAAAGTGAGTAGTTCTACACGGGAATTTAGGAGGCAGAGGCCAGCAGCTGGTACATTAGTTGTGTGCCCAGCGAGTGTTCTTCGACAGTGGGCCAGGGAGCTGGATGAAAAAGTTGCAGATGAAGCTAAGCTTTCTGTCCTAATTTATCATGGAGGTAATAGGACGAAGGATCCCGTTGAACTGGCAAAATATGATGTGGTTCTCACTACATATGCTATTGTAACTAATGAAGTTCCAAAACAGCCTTTAGTTGATGAGGAAGATGCCGATGAAAAAAATGGGGAAATATATGGGTTATCTTCTGAATTTTCTATCagtaaaaagaggaaaaagacaTCTAATGTTAGTAAGAGGGGAAAAAAGGGTAGAAAAGGAATTGATAGTTCTTCAATTGATTATGGTAGTGGTGCACTAGCAAGAGTAGGTTGGTTTAGGGTGATACTAGATGAAGCTCAGACAATAAAAAATCACCGAACTCAAGTGGCTAGAGCATGCTGCAGCCTTCGAGCCAAAAGAAGATGGTGCTTATCTGGAACACCTATTCAAAATGCAATTGATGACTTATACAGTTACTTCAGGTTCCTAAAGTATGATCCATATGCTGTATacaaatcattttataatacaatAAAGGTGCCGATATCCAAAAATGCATTACATGGCTACAAGAAGCTTCAAGCAGTTTTGAGGGCTATAATGCTGCGCCGTACAAAAG GAACATTGCTTGATGGGGAGCCTATAATTAAGTTACCACCAAAAACAATACGCTTGTCTAAGGTGGACTTCTCAATTGAGGAGCGGGCCTTCTATACCAATCTAGAAGCGGATTCACGATCTCGATTCAAG GCATATGCTGCAGCTGGGACAGTGAATCAGAATTATGCAAATATTCTATTGATGCTGTTGCGCCTCCGTCAGGCTTGTGACCACCCATTCCTTGTCAAAGATTATAATTCTGACTCTGTTGGAAAAGTTTCTGTTGAAATGGCTAAGAGACTACCTAGGGATATGCtgattaatttattgaattgcTTGGAAACTTCCTTCGCCATCTGTCGTGTATGCAAT GATCCACCTGAGGACCCTGTTGTTACCATGTGTGGCCATGTTTTCTGCTATCAGTGTGTATCAGAATATTTGACGGGAGATGATAATACGTGTCCTGCACATGCATGTAAAGAACAACTTGGTTCTGATGTTGTTTTTTCCAAAGCTACTTTGAGTAGTTGTCTTTCTGCGGATGTTGATGGTAGTTCCATGAATTCTCAGTTCACAGAGAATTCAATGATTCTGCAGAATGTGTACAGTTCATCTAAAATCAGAGCTGTTCTTGAGATTCTGGAGACAAATTGTAAAATCCATAGTTCCATGGAATGCAATGGAAGTTCTTTGTCTTCTGAAAAGGAATATGCAGAGAATTGCTCAGGTTTTAGTGCTACAAAGCACACAATAGTTTATTCAGAGACACCAGTTGAAGGGCcaataaaaacaattattttctcCCAATGGACTAGCATGTTGGACTTGGTTGAGACGTCATTGAATGACTCTTGTATACAATACAGGAGGCTTGATGGCACAATGACTCTGAGTGCGAGGGACAGGGCTGTTAAAGATTTTAACGCTGATCCTGAG GTAACTGTCATGCTGATGTCTTTAAAAGCAGGAAACCTTGGGTTAAACATGGTTGCTGCATGCCATGTTATTCTTTTGGATCTTTGGTGGAATCCAACCACTGAAGACCAGGCGGTAGATCGAGCACATAGGATCGGGCAGACTCGTCCAGTTACTGTAACACGAATCACCATCAAGGACACAGTGGAAGACAGGATATTAGCACTccag gaagagaagagaaaaatggttGCATCTGCTTTTGGTGAAGACCAAGGTGGGGGAACTGCAACTCGCTTGACGGTGGAAGATCTTAGATATCTTTTTATGGTCTAA